GCATCCGGTCGAGGGCGGCCAGGTCGCCGGTGTGGATGTGCCGTCCGTCGCGGAGCACCGTGACGCGGTCGCAGATGCGGTAGAGCTCGTCCATGCGGTGGCTCACGTAGACGACGGCGATGTTCTGCCGGCGCAGATCGCCGATCACCCGGAAGAGCGTCTCGACCTCGCGAGGCTCCAGGGAGGAGGTGGGCTCGTCCATGACGACCACATGGGCCCGGACCGACACCGCGCGGGCGAGCGCCACCATCTGCTGCGCGCCTATGCCCAGGGTGTGCAGCGGGCGGCGGGGGTCGACGCGCACACCGAACCCGTCGAGGAGGGCCGCGGCCTCGGCGTGCATCCGGGAGAAGTCGATCAGCCGGAGACGGGTCCGGGGCTCCCGGCCGAGGAAGATGTTGCGCGCCACGCTCATCAGCGGGACCAGGTTCACCTCCTGATAGATCGTGGAGATGCCGGCCTGCTGTGCCTCGAACGGGCGCGAGAAGTGGACGGGCCGGTCCGAGAGCAACAGCTCGCCGCTGTCCGGACGGTGCACGCCCGTGAGCACCTTGATGAGGGTGGACTTGCCCGCGCCGTTCTCACCGACGAGCGCATGGGTCTCGCCGGCGCGGAGCGTGAACGACACGTCGTCGAGGGCCACGACGCCGGGGAATCGTTTCCCGACGCCGCGCGCCTCCAGCACCGTCGGCGCGAGCGACGGCCCGGTGCCGTCGGTCGCGGACAGGGCCGCTTCGGGGGGTGCCATGAGCGTGGCCTTCCGGAGATGGTTCGTGTGAGTGAGTGAGTGACGGGTGTGCCGGTGGTGGCTGCGTGGGTGACGGATGCGTCGGTGGCGGGTGGACGTCCCTCCGGGAGGGGGCCGGTCGCCACGGGCGGGGAGGTGCCGTGGCGACCCGCCTGGCTCCCGGTGGGCGCGCTCGGCCGCCGGTCGCCGTTCCCGCGGGCGCGGCGACCGGCGGCGTCGGAGGCGCGGCGTCAGTACGCCCCGCCGAGGGACGCCTTGGCGTTGGCCGGGTCGTAGGCGCGGTCCGCGATGATGACGTCCTCGGGGATGCCCTCGCCCGCGTAGAACTTCTGGGCGGTGGCGAACGCAAGAGGCCCGAAGCGGGGGTTGGACTCGATGACGGCGTTGAGTTCGCCGTTGGCGAGGGCCTGGACGGCGTTGCGCGTGCCGTCGATGGAGACGACCTTGACGTCCTTGCCGGGGGCCTTGCCCGCGGCCTTGAGCGCGGTGACGGCGCCCAGGGCCATCTCGTCGTTCTCCGCGTAGACCGCCGTGATGTCGGGCTTGGACTGGATGAGCTGCTCCATGACCTGCTGGCCCTTGTCGCGGGCGAACTCGCCGGTCTGCTGGGCGACGATCTCGATCCCGGGCGCCTGCGCCGCGACCTGGTCGACGAAGCCCTTGGTGCGGTCGGTCGTCACGCTGTTGCCGGAGGAGCCGAGGAGGATGGCGACCTTGCCCTTGCCGCCCGTCGCCTTGATCATCGCGTCGGCGGCGCGCTTGCCCTGCTCGACGAAGTCCGAGCCGAGGAAGGCCAGATAGTCCTTGCAGGCCGTCGCGTTGACCTTGCGGTCGATCGTGAGGACCGGCACCTTCTTCGCGGCCGCCGCCTGGAGGGCCGGCTCCAGACCGTCGGAGTTGAGCGGCGCGACGATCAGGAACTGCGCGCCCTGGGCCAGCATGTCCTGAATGTCGCTGATCTGCTTGGAGAGCTGTGACTGGGCGTTGGTGGTGAGCAGCTTCTTCACACCGATCTTCGCGGCCTCGTCCTTGATCGACTGCGTCTCGGCGATGCGGAACGGATTGGCCTCCTTCTCCGACTGGGAGAAGCCGACGACCGTGTTCTTGAGGTCCAGCTTCGGCGCGCCGTACGAGGTCAGCGAGCAGCCGGTGCCGGTGGCCGCGGACGCCGTGGGGGTCTGGACGACCTGTGCGCCCTGGCTGCTGTCACCGCCGGCCTGGTCGGAGGTCTCGGACTTGGCGCAGCCGCTCAGCGCCAGCGTGGTGGTGGCGACCACGAGACAGGCGACGGAGAGCGCGCGGGATCTCTTCGGAAGGGTCATGTCAAGACACTCCTTGGCGGGGGACAGCACCGCCGAGTGGCGTGCGGTCGCGCGGGGATCGGGAAACGTTGTCAGCACGTCAGGAGGGCTGTGCCCACCTGGCCGACGCAAAGCCTGAACTGGGGAGACTCGACCTCGACGCGCTTCGTGCGACGGGGCGGCGTCTGCGGCTTTACAACGTTATAACCGCGTCGTGGAGCGCACGGCAAGGGTTCGGCACGACGTTTCCTGAACGCGCTCTCACGCGGCAACCGCGCGACGGCGTCCACGTGGTGACG
This sequence is a window from Streptomyces sp. NBC_00691. Protein-coding genes within it:
- a CDS encoding ABC transporter substrate-binding protein; this encodes MTLPKRSRALSVACLVVATTTLALSGCAKSETSDQAGGDSSQGAQVVQTPTASAATGTGCSLTSYGAPKLDLKNTVVGFSQSEKEANPFRIAETQSIKDEAAKIGVKKLLTTNAQSQLSKQISDIQDMLAQGAQFLIVAPLNSDGLEPALQAAAAKKVPVLTIDRKVNATACKDYLAFLGSDFVEQGKRAADAMIKATGGKGKVAILLGSSGNSVTTDRTKGFVDQVAAQAPGIEIVAQQTGEFARDKGQQVMEQLIQSKPDITAVYAENDEMALGAVTALKAAGKAPGKDVKVVSIDGTRNAVQALANGELNAVIESNPRFGPLAFATAQKFYAGEGIPEDVIIADRAYDPANAKASLGGAY